In Paraburkholderia bryophila, a single genomic region encodes these proteins:
- the dprA gene encoding DNA-processing protein DprA, giving the protein MHSLPATDFEIAAWLRLSLAPGLKPAALRLLLTAFGLPEAIFDQPPAALAAVAGEAAARAALAPTGPEFDAQLDAVLAWRELAGNQVVMLDDPAYPPALLTMPDPPPLLYIKGRLDLLHTRAVALVGSRSATPQGVEDAERFARALSAAGVTIVSGLALGIDGAAHRGALEGVGGTVAVIGTGADLVYPSAHHALARQIAVKGVILSEWPLGTPARAANFPQRNRLIAGLVSGVVIVEAAMRSGSLITARLANEMGRDIFALPGSIHAPLSRGCHRIIKQGAKLVETPDEILEELGFTQRPTAKAGSAASLHALFGDGVEQPGALPQAGAALAAEHAATRENAAHAATRATASSARPPSAEAQQLLAALGHSPTTLEILATRTEMEDTALQTTLLQLELAGQVTMLPGGRFMRASHDRPRLDQG; this is encoded by the coding sequence ATGCACAGCTTGCCTGCAACCGATTTTGAAATCGCCGCCTGGCTGCGGCTTTCGCTCGCGCCCGGTCTGAAACCAGCGGCGCTGCGTCTGTTGTTGACCGCTTTTGGACTGCCGGAAGCGATTTTCGACCAACCACCGGCCGCACTGGCAGCGGTCGCCGGCGAGGCCGCAGCGCGCGCGGCGCTGGCGCCGACCGGTCCGGAATTCGACGCCCAGCTCGACGCCGTGCTCGCGTGGCGCGAACTGGCCGGTAACCAGGTCGTCATGCTCGATGACCCCGCTTACCCGCCCGCGCTGCTGACCATGCCCGATCCACCGCCGCTGCTATATATAAAGGGCCGGCTGGATCTGCTGCATACGCGCGCGGTTGCGCTGGTGGGCAGCCGCAGCGCGACGCCGCAAGGCGTCGAAGACGCGGAGCGCTTCGCGCGGGCGTTGTCGGCGGCCGGCGTGACCATCGTGTCGGGGCTGGCGCTCGGCATCGACGGCGCCGCGCATCGGGGCGCCCTGGAGGGCGTGGGCGGGACCGTCGCCGTGATCGGCACCGGCGCGGATCTGGTGTACCCGTCGGCGCATCACGCGCTGGCGCGGCAGATCGCGGTGAAGGGCGTGATTCTCTCTGAATGGCCGCTCGGCACACCCGCGCGCGCCGCCAACTTCCCGCAACGTAATCGGCTGATCGCCGGATTGGTCAGCGGCGTGGTGATCGTCGAGGCAGCGATGCGCTCCGGCTCGCTGATTACCGCAAGGCTGGCCAACGAAATGGGACGCGACATCTTCGCGTTGCCGGGATCGATTCACGCGCCGCTCTCGCGCGGATGTCATCGGATCATCAAGCAGGGGGCCAAGCTGGTGGAGACGCCGGACGAAATACTGGAAGAGCTTGGTTTCACGCAGCGACCGACCGCCAAGGCTGGCTCTGCGGCATCGCTACACGCGCTTTTTGGCGACGGGGTCGAACAACCGGGCGCGCTTCCTCAGGCTGGGGCAGCCTTAGCGGCGGAACACGCGGCAACTCGCGAAAACGCCGCCCACGCGGCCACACGAGCAACGGCGTCATCTGCGCGTCCACCGAGCGCCGAGGCCCAGCAACTCCTCGCTGCGCTCGGTCATTCACCCACCACGCTTGAAATTCTTGCGACCCGCACCGAGATGGAGGACACCGCTTTACAAACCACCTTGCTGCAACTCGAACTCGCCGGCCAGGTGACGATGCTGCCCGGCGGCCGCTTCATGCGGGCAAGCCACGACCGACCTCGCCTTGACCAAGGTTGA
- the htpX gene encoding zinc metalloprotease HtpX, protein MFNWVKTAMLMAAITALFIVIGGMIGGSRGMMIALVIALGMNFFSYWFSDKMVLRMYNAQEVDETSAPQFYRMVRELATRANLPMPRVYLINEDAPNAFATGRNPEHAAVAATTGILRVLSEREMRGVMAHELAHVKHRDILISTVSATMAGAISALANFAMFFGSRDENGRSTNPIAGIAVALLAPIAGALIQMAISRAREFEADRGGAQISGDPQALASALDKIHRYASGIPFPVAEQHPATAQMMIMNPLSGGGIGKLFSTHPATEERVARLMEMARTGRFE, encoded by the coding sequence ATGTTCAATTGGGTCAAAACCGCGATGTTGATGGCCGCGATCACGGCCCTTTTCATCGTGATCGGCGGCATGATCGGTGGATCGCGCGGCATGATGATCGCGCTCGTGATCGCGCTGGGAATGAATTTCTTTTCGTACTGGTTCTCGGACAAGATGGTGCTGCGCATGTACAACGCGCAGGAAGTCGACGAAACCAGCGCGCCGCAGTTCTACCGCATGGTCCGCGAGCTCGCCACGCGCGCTAATTTGCCGATGCCGCGCGTCTACCTGATCAACGAAGACGCGCCGAACGCGTTCGCCACGGGCCGCAACCCGGAGCACGCGGCGGTTGCCGCGACCACCGGTATTCTGCGCGTGCTGTCCGAGCGCGAAATGCGTGGCGTGATGGCGCACGAACTGGCGCACGTGAAGCACCGCGACATTCTGATCTCGACGGTGTCGGCCACCATGGCGGGCGCGATTTCCGCGCTGGCGAACTTCGCGATGTTCTTCGGCAGCCGCGACGAAAACGGCCGTTCCACGAATCCGATCGCGGGCATTGCGGTGGCGCTGCTGGCACCGATCGCTGGCGCGCTGATTCAGATGGCGATTTCGCGCGCGCGTGAATTCGAAGCGGACCGCGGCGGCGCGCAGATTTCGGGCGATCCGCAAGCACTCGCTTCGGCGCTCGACAAGATTCATCGCTACGCAAGCGGTATTCCGTTCCCGGTCGCCGAGCAGCATCCGGCCACCGCGCAGATGATGATCATGAATCCGCTGTCGGGTGGCGGCATCGGAAAGCTGTTCTCGACACACCCGGCTACCGAAGAACGCGTCGCGCGTTTGATGGAAATGGCGCGTACCGGGCGCTTCGAATAA
- a CDS encoding thioredoxin family protein, producing the protein MPALNLDTDQDRIAERVNEPDTLFVACLCAEWCGTCRDYQDAFDKLADRHPDICFAWIDIETHADRFDDLDVENFPTILIEDSVTTRFFGTVLPQAAIVERMLSDLTAVPGVSGAPKLRPALQVA; encoded by the coding sequence ATGCCCGCGCTGAACCTCGACACCGACCAAGACCGGATCGCCGAGCGCGTCAACGAGCCCGACACGCTGTTCGTCGCCTGCCTGTGCGCGGAGTGGTGCGGAACCTGTCGCGACTATCAGGACGCCTTCGACAAGCTGGCCGATCGTCACCCGGATATCTGTTTCGCATGGATCGACATTGAAACCCATGCGGACCGTTTCGACGATCTGGACGTCGAGAATTTCCCGACCATCCTGATCGAAGACTCGGTCACGACACGATTCTTCGGCACGGTATTGCCACAGGCGGCGATTGTGGAACGGATGTTGTCGGATCTGACGGCCGTGCCCGGCGTCAGCGGCGCGCCTAAATTGCGGCCGGCGCTCCAGGTGGCCTGA
- a CDS encoding DUF4390 domain-containing protein, which yields MTIKRFFPLRLAAVLWIALAFWLAAPGAAHADPIAVQRASLQSDNTGWNLDARFDFDLNSNLEDAVNKGIPLYFTTDFELSRPRWYWFDEQPVSVSQSIRLSFQPLTREYRVSSVSSGGLQLGFQTLKDALAVIKHITSWHVIDRNDVHAGETYNASVRMQLDIALMPKPFQIDAVNNRDWSLSSEWKRFTFTVSERAK from the coding sequence GTGACCATCAAACGCTTCTTCCCGCTTCGGCTCGCTGCCGTGCTCTGGATCGCGCTGGCCTTCTGGCTTGCCGCACCGGGCGCGGCGCACGCCGACCCGATCGCAGTGCAGCGCGCGTCGCTGCAATCGGACAACACCGGCTGGAATCTCGACGCGCGTTTCGACTTCGACCTGAACAGCAATCTCGAAGACGCGGTCAATAAAGGCATTCCGCTTTACTTCACGACCGACTTCGAATTGAGCCGGCCGCGCTGGTACTGGTTCGACGAGCAGCCGGTCAGCGTGTCGCAAAGCATTCGCCTGTCGTTTCAGCCGCTCACGCGCGAATACCGTGTGTCGAGCGTGTCGTCCGGCGGCTTGCAGCTCGGCTTCCAGACGCTGAAAGATGCGCTCGCGGTGATCAAGCACATCACGTCGTGGCATGTGATCGACCGCAACGACGTGCACGCCGGTGAGACCTACAACGCGTCGGTGCGCATGCAACTCGACATCGCGCTGATGCCCAAGCCGTTCCAGATCGACGCGGTGAACAACCGCGACTGGAGCCTCTCGTCCGAGTGGAAGCGTTTTACCTTCACGGTGAGCGAACGTGCTAAATAA
- a CDS encoding LysE family translocator — protein MFGITHFSFFIAAVFLLNVTPGPDTAYIVGRSVAQGRGAGLMSALGISAGCCVHSLACAFGLTAVLAASATAFTVIKFVGALYLMYLGVRLLLAKPAADQVAGEARAVGGAKSLRQLFLQGFWTNVLNPKVVLFFVSFFPQFVTAGSDHKAFAFLTLGAVFVVMSMLWSSFVAWIAGSVTRRFSGKQSLKKWLDRGVGSAFVGLGIKLATASR, from the coding sequence ATGTTCGGCATCACCCATTTCAGCTTTTTCATCGCCGCGGTCTTTCTGTTGAACGTGACGCCCGGTCCGGATACCGCCTATATCGTCGGCCGCAGCGTCGCACAGGGCCGCGGTGCGGGATTGATGTCCGCGCTCGGCATCTCGGCGGGCTGCTGCGTTCACTCGCTCGCCTGCGCGTTCGGCCTGACCGCGGTGCTGGCCGCCTCGGCCACCGCGTTTACCGTCATCAAGTTTGTCGGCGCTCTTTATCTGATGTATCTCGGCGTGCGGTTGCTTCTGGCCAAACCGGCAGCGGACCAGGTCGCGGGCGAAGCGCGTGCGGTCGGCGGCGCCAAGTCGTTGCGCCAGTTGTTCCTGCAAGGCTTCTGGACCAATGTGCTGAATCCCAAGGTGGTGCTGTTCTTTGTGTCGTTCTTCCCGCAATTCGTGACGGCGGGCAGCGACCACAAAGCGTTTGCGTTCCTCACGCTCGGCGCCGTGTTCGTGGTGATGAGCATGCTCTGGAGCAGTTTCGTCGCCTGGATCGCCGGTAGCGTGACGCGGCGTTTCTCCGGCAAGCAGTCGCTGAAGAAATGGCTGGATCGCGGCGTCGGCAGCGCCTTTGTCGGCTTGGGCATCAAGCTGGCCACCGCATCAAGATGA
- the def gene encoding peptide deformylase, whose product MALLNILNYPDKRLHKIAKPVAAVNDRIRRLVKDMAETMYAAPGVGLAATQVDVHERVIVIDVSDDHNELLAFINPEIIWSSDERKLSEEGCLSVPGIYDNVERAEQVRVRALNEKGETFELDCEGLLAVCIQHEMDHLMGRVFVEYLSSLKQTRIKSKMKKLAHAM is encoded by the coding sequence ATGGCTTTACTGAACATCCTCAATTACCCGGACAAACGGCTGCACAAGATCGCGAAGCCGGTCGCGGCGGTCAACGACCGCATTCGCCGCCTTGTCAAAGACATGGCTGAAACCATGTACGCGGCGCCCGGCGTCGGTCTTGCCGCGACCCAGGTCGACGTGCACGAGCGCGTGATCGTGATCGACGTGTCGGACGATCACAACGAACTGCTCGCGTTCATCAACCCGGAAATCATCTGGTCGAGCGACGAAAGAAAGCTGTCGGAAGAGGGTTGCCTGTCGGTGCCGGGTATTTACGACAATGTCGAGCGCGCCGAGCAAGTGCGCGTGCGGGCGTTGAACGAGAAGGGCGAAACCTTCGAGCTGGACTGTGAAGGCCTGCTCGCGGTGTGCATCCAGCACGAAATGGATCACCTGATGGGCCGCGTGTTCGTCGAGTACCTGTCGTCGCTGAAGCAGACGCGCATCAAGAGCAAGATGAAAAAGCTCGCCCACGCGATGTAA
- the rsmB gene encoding 16S rRNA (cytosine(967)-C(5))-methyltransferase RsmB, giving the protein MTPKPSSRSASPSTRPRESRLSMLHLAPESLAFALDCAGQAVGAVRLGAALPAALQAVFVSAPEGSAAAARGAVQDIAYRTMRRLATAEWLIAKLVKKAPPPHVGHVLACALALLVDDEASAAYTPFTVVDQAVGAINARREFAFAKGLVNAVLRSFLRERETLLAAAQADEVARWSYPSWWIDAVKRAWPDAWQAVLAAGNTQGPLTLRVNARHSTVDAYLQVLQNHHIPASKAGDYAVKLATPMPVDRIPGFSEGIVSVQDAGAQLAAPLLGVRDGMRVLDACAAPGGKTGHLLELANLQLVALESDASRARRIGENLQRLKLEAEVRIGDAGAPAQWHDDLDQPFDRILADVPCSASGIVRRHPDIRWLRRASDIPALVAEQRRILDALWPLVKAGGELLYVTCSIFPEEGELQAQWFGDKYQDAVRLDAPGQLLPSVARAPADTSAGSLAGQLVEERAGANSDHDGFFYARFQKR; this is encoded by the coding sequence ATGACCCCAAAGCCTTCTTCGCGTTCTGCTTCTCCATCGACGCGACCGCGCGAATCCCGTTTGTCGATGCTGCACCTTGCGCCCGAATCGCTCGCGTTCGCGCTCGACTGCGCGGGCCAGGCCGTCGGCGCCGTGCGTCTCGGCGCGGCTTTGCCGGCCGCGCTGCAAGCCGTCTTCGTCTCCGCGCCTGAAGGTAGTGCCGCCGCCGCGCGCGGCGCGGTGCAGGACATCGCGTACCGCACGATGCGGCGTCTTGCCACCGCCGAATGGCTGATCGCGAAGCTGGTGAAGAAGGCGCCGCCGCCGCATGTCGGTCATGTGCTTGCCTGCGCGCTCGCGCTACTCGTCGACGACGAAGCGAGCGCCGCGTACACGCCGTTCACGGTGGTCGATCAGGCGGTCGGCGCCATCAACGCGCGTCGTGAATTCGCGTTCGCCAAGGGGCTCGTCAACGCGGTGCTGCGCAGTTTCCTGCGTGAGCGCGAGACGTTGCTCGCGGCCGCGCAAGCCGACGAAGTGGCCCGCTGGAGCTACCCGTCGTGGTGGATCGACGCGGTGAAACGCGCCTGGCCCGACGCCTGGCAGGCGGTGCTCGCCGCCGGCAACACGCAAGGCCCGCTCACACTGCGCGTGAACGCCCGTCACTCGACGGTCGACGCCTATCTGCAAGTGCTGCAGAACCATCACATTCCCGCGAGCAAGGCCGGCGACTACGCCGTCAAGCTCGCCACGCCGATGCCGGTAGACCGCATTCCCGGTTTCAGCGAGGGCATCGTTTCGGTGCAGGACGCCGGCGCGCAACTCGCCGCGCCGCTGCTCGGCGTGCGCGACGGCATGCGCGTGCTCGATGCCTGCGCGGCGCCCGGCGGCAAGACCGGCCATCTGCTCGAACTCGCCAATCTCCAGCTCGTCGCGCTCGAAAGCGATGCGTCGCGCGCGCGGCGCATCGGCGAAAACTTGCAGCGGCTCAAGCTCGAAGCGGAAGTGCGTATCGGCGACGCCGGCGCGCCCGCGCAATGGCACGACGACCTCGACCAGCCGTTCGACCGCATTCTCGCCGATGTGCCGTGCTCGGCGTCGGGCATCGTGCGGCGTCATCCGGACATTCGCTGGTTGCGTCGCGCGTCGGATATTCCCGCGCTGGTCGCGGAACAACGCCGTATTCTCGACGCGCTGTGGCCGCTCGTAAAAGCTGGCGGCGAGTTGCTTTACGTTACGTGTTCGATCTTCCCCGAAGAAGGCGAGTTACAGGCGCAGTGGTTTGGAGACAAGTACCAGGATGCGGTACGATTGGACGCGCCGGGGCAACTTCTCCCTTCAGTCGCCCGCGCGCCCGCCGACACCTCGGCCGGTTCCCTTGCCGGACAACTCGTTGAAGAGCGCGCCGGCGCGAACTCAGACCACGACGGATTTTTCTACGCGCGCTTTCAGAAACGGTGA
- the fmt gene encoding methionyl-tRNA formyltransferase — MSHSLRVIFAGTPEFAAAALAAIHSAGFAVPLVLTQPDRPAGRGMKLQASPVKRYAEEHGLAVAQPPSLRRAGKYPEEAAAAIEQLRATPHDVMVVAAYGLILPQEVLDIPRLGCINIHASLLPRWRGAAPIHRAIEAGDAETGITLMQMDVGLDTGAMISEARTSITGDDTTATLHDRLAQDGAKLIVEALIELERSGKLAATPQPADGVTYAEKIGKQEAALDWRCPATVLARQVRAFDPFPGGLGTLEDGTSIKIWAAVPAISVSAQGDGAPGTITEVSTEGVLVACGEGALRLTQLQKPGGKRLPVREFLAGSTLAVGQRFQLPEAK; from the coding sequence ATGAGTCATTCGTTGCGCGTTATCTTTGCCGGTACGCCGGAGTTCGCCGCAGCCGCACTGGCCGCGATCCACAGCGCCGGCTTTGCGGTGCCGCTCGTGCTGACCCAGCCGGACCGTCCCGCAGGGCGCGGCATGAAATTGCAGGCGAGCCCGGTCAAGCGTTACGCCGAGGAGCACGGGCTGGCTGTCGCGCAGCCGCCTTCGCTGCGCCGCGCCGGCAAATATCCCGAAGAGGCGGCCGCCGCGATCGAGCAACTGCGCGCCACGCCGCACGACGTGATGGTCGTGGCCGCCTACGGTCTGATCCTGCCGCAGGAAGTGCTCGATATTCCGCGACTGGGCTGCATCAACATTCACGCCTCGTTGCTGCCACGCTGGCGTGGCGCCGCGCCGATTCACCGCGCAATCGAAGCGGGCGACGCTGAAACCGGCATCACGCTGATGCAGATGGACGTCGGCCTCGACACCGGCGCGATGATCTCCGAGGCCCGCACCTCCATTACCGGCGACGACACCACGGCCACGTTGCACGACCGTCTGGCGCAAGACGGCGCGAAGCTGATCGTCGAGGCGCTGATCGAGCTTGAGCGCAGCGGCAAGCTGGCCGCCACGCCGCAACCGGCGGACGGCGTGACCTATGCGGAAAAGATCGGCAAGCAGGAAGCTGCGCTCGACTGGCGCTGCCCGGCTACGGTCCTCGCGCGCCAGGTACGTGCGTTTGACCCGTTCCCCGGCGGCCTCGGCACGCTGGAAGACGGCACCTCAATCAAAATCTGGGCGGCGGTTCCCGCGATTTCCGTCAGCGCACAGGGCGACGGCGCACCCGGCACGATCACCGAAGTGTCCACCGAAGGCGTGCTGGTGGCTTGTGGCGAAGGCGCGCTGCGTCTCACACAGTTGCAGAAACCCGGCGGCAAGCGCCTGCCGGTGCGCGAATTCCTGGCCGGCTCGACGCTGGCCGTGGGACAGCGTTTCCAGCTCCCCGAAGCAAAATAA